The uncultured Ilyobacter sp. nucleotide sequence CCCCCCTGAGGAATTCCCCATTCCTGTGGAAGCGTCTGCACATGCAGTAATTGTAACCATTGATACAACTAAAACTAACGTTTTTAGTGATTTTTTCATAATAACACTCTCCTTTTTATAATATGTCTCTCTTAAATCATTAATTTTACTTCTTTTATATATAAATAATTTGAAGTCTTACTTGTCCCCATTATTTAGGGCATTTGAAACAGCATTTATTATTCCTGACGAAGAATATGTTGCTCCTGCAACGGCATCTACAGCAGTGTTTTGACTTTTTATTATTTCGCTTAGAACAGTATCTTTTGCCCTGTTGAACCAGACAGTATCATCTTGATAACTTACAATATCAATACTTTTAATAATTTCATTTTCCACCCTTACTTCTACCTGGACCGTTCCCTTATAACCTTTGGAACTTCCATTATAGGTTCCATCTTCGATGCCTTTTGCTATATCTGCAGAGGCGATTCCCTCGACTTTTTCAGATGTTATTGTCTGTCTATCATTCCCAGATGCATGACTTTTAGATGTACTGTAATAAATAAACAGAGAGAAAAGCAATGAAACTATAACAATAACTTTTGAAAAATGAATCTTTTCCGGTCTACTTAGTCTAACCTTCCCGAAGGTAAGTGTTTTTTCTATGGGACAGCTGCTTATACACTGAAAACAATTTATACAGTTTGGATCTCTTAGATTTACTGAATTTGTGATATCTATATGCATAGGACAGACTTTTTCACATTTTTTGCATCCGATGCATTTCTCATCATCCCTTTTTATTGTAAAAATTCTGAAAAGACTTAGCAGACCATACTTGGCTCCCTGTACACAGAGATAGTTGCAAAATGGTCTCTGAAAAAATACTGACACCAGAGAAAAAAATACTACCACTAAAATTAAAATTATAGTTACAGTGTTCCCGGATATTAATTCTAAGAAATTTACTCTCGGGTCAAATTTTAAAATGGTAAATATAAAATCTGACCAGTTCAATAGTAAAAGCAAAAGAATCAGATATCTGCTGAATTTTAAAATTCTGTGGAGTGATTTTGGGACTTCCCTCTTCTTGATCCCAAATGCACTTCCTATATGATCAAAGGAATCCTGTATAAACCCAAATGGACATATCCAACCGCAGTAGAATACCCCTGTAAAAAATGTGAGAGTCAGAATTAATAAAAGTGTAAATTTAAAACTTATGGAAAATGATACTGCTGTTAAAATTAAGCATAAAAGCTGAACTAAAAATCGGTAATCCTGAATTTTTTTCATAATTTTATTCCTTTCATATTTTTAAAGTTATATGGTTTTTTTGTTTAGAATTTTGTTATGCAGAAAATGTGAAAAGCTGATAAAAATTTCTGGATACTTATCTTTAAGCATATCCACCAAACAACCTTTTTAAGTAATTCTATTAACAATTTACGGCATCTCTATGTCAAGTTTATGTCACACCTATGTCAGCTCTATGGCATGAATAATTTTAAGAAATAGCAATCTCACAGTATGTATAGTTGTTAAATTTATAAAAAACAGATAAAAAATATTGGCAGTGTGTTCAGTAGAGTAACATAAAAAAATCCTGGATTGAATTTTAGGGAAAGATGCATCTTATTTTTTAATGAAATTGAGGATTTTTCCCACTTCATATTTATCAGAAAACGTGATATAATAAGCCATAAAATTAAGATAAAAGACAGTTTATTTGTACCATCCTGTCTCTAAACAAAACTAGGGCTAAGTTTTTGAGAAATCTCAAGAACTAAGTTTTCGTTTGTCTAGGGCAGAATTTTCTGCCTTTTTTTATTTTCCACAGAAAGGAGTCACATGAAGAAAATAGGAATAACAACAACAGTGCCTGTAGAAGTTCTTATGGCTGCAGGGTATACACCCGTAGACCTAAACAATCTTTTTATCACTTCTGCAGATTACAATAAATATATAGATATAGCAGAAAAAGACGGTTTTCCAAAGAGTATGTGTGCCTGGATAAAGGGTATTTACGGTGCGTGCCTGGAAAACAACATCACCGAGATAATCGGGGTAACAGAGGGAGACTGCTCAAATACAAAGGTCCTTTTAGAAGTGTTGAAGAGTAAAGGGGTAAAAGGACATCCCTTTGCATTCCCGCATTCTCACACCAGAGAGTCGGTAAAAAGAGAGATAAGTAAATTTATGGACCTTTTCGGGGTCTCTTCAGAAGAAGTGGAAAAAGTAAGAAAAAATATAAATATCCTTAGAAAAGATGCCATAAAACTCGATGAGATGACCTATCTTGAGGAAAAAGCCGATGGCTTTGAAAACCATATTTTACAGCTTTGTCTCAGTGATTTTGACGGAGATATGGAAAAATACGGAATTTTTCTGAAAAATAAAATATCGGAAATA carries:
- a CDS encoding FMN-binding protein — protein: MKKIQDYRFLVQLLCLILTAVSFSISFKFTLLLILTLTFFTGVFYCGWICPFGFIQDSFDHIGSAFGIKKREVPKSLHRILKFSRYLILLLLLLNWSDFIFTILKFDPRVNFLELISGNTVTIILILVVVFFSLVSVFFQRPFCNYLCVQGAKYGLLSLFRIFTIKRDDEKCIGCKKCEKVCPMHIDITNSVNLRDPNCINCFQCISSCPIEKTLTFGKVRLSRPEKIHFSKVIVIVSLLFSLFIYYSTSKSHASGNDRQTITSEKVEGIASADIAKGIEDGTYNGSSKGYKGTVQVEVRVENEIIKSIDIVSYQDDTVWFNRAKDTVLSEIIKSQNTAVDAVAGATYSSSGIINAVSNALNNGDK
- a CDS encoding 2-hydroxyacyl-CoA dehydratase, encoding MKKIGITTTVPVEVLMAAGYTPVDLNNLFITSADYNKYIDIAEKDGFPKSMCAWIKGIYGACLENNITEIIGVTEGDCSNTKVLLEVLKSKGVKGHPFAFPHSHTRESVKREISKFMDLFGVSSEEVEKVRKNINILRKDAIKLDEMTYLEEKADGFENHILQLCLSDFDGDMEKYGIFLKNKISEIEKREKKPKKLRLGYLGVPPMQGDLHHFVEKFDARFVYNEVQREFAFPRALQAENIFEQYYDYTYPYDIEYRLKDILEQVRLRKLDGIIHYTQAFCHRAIEDIILKERLDIPVMNIEGDKHNSLDARTKLRLEAFLDMLHDLKS